A region of Ictalurus furcatus strain D&B chromosome 1, Billie_1.0, whole genome shotgun sequence DNA encodes the following proteins:
- the LOC128615068 gene encoding polyadenylate-binding protein 1-like 2, producing the protein MNHEMMASLYVGDLHPEVTEALLAWTFSPAGRIHSIRLCRDWRTRSSLGYAFVNFEQRADAERAMEMFHFELLMGRPMRVQWSQRDKSLRNSTVGNLFIKNLDKSIDTLALFHTFSAFGKVLSCKVVGDEKGSEGYGYVHFESAEAADFAMNRLNAKVLNGRKVFIERFKSREERKAQTGHWGWKPLYVDVAQRKEERQAYPAHQNRQRMASIQAQNLAVSYTPSQKVELRPDLLWAAQTIQTQYVQNIPDEVQPVPVHQQTGGTITSTTPGTMFE; encoded by the exons ATGAACCACGAAATGATGGCCTCACTGTATGTGGGTGATCTGCACCCCGAGGTGACGGAAGCCTTGCTTGCGTGGACGTTCAGCCCTGCAGGCCGCATTCACTCCATCCGGCTCTGCAGGGACTGGAGGACCCGTTCCTCACTCGGCTACGCTTTTGTCAACTTTGAGCAGCGGGCTGACG CTGAACGAGCAatggaaatgtttcattttgagCTCCTTATGGGACGGCCTATGCGCGTCCAGTGGTCTCAGAGGGATAAATCCCTGAGGAACTCCACCGTTGGAAACCTGTTCATCAAGAACCTGGACAAGTCAATTGACACCTTGGCCCTTTTTCACACCTTCTCGGCCTTTGGGAAGGTCCTGTCTTGCAAG GTTGTAGGTGATGAGAAGGGGTCGGAAGGGTATGGCTACGTCCATTTTGAGTCTGCAGAGGCAGCGGATTTTGCCATGAACCGGCTCAACGCCAAAGTGTTGAACGGCCGTAAAGT CTTCATTGAACGCTTTAAGTCCCGTGAGGAGCGCAAGGCTCAGACGGGCCACTGGGGCTGGAAGCCGTTGTACGTGGATGTGGCCCAGCGGAAAGAGGAACGTCAGGCTTACCCTGCCCATCAGAACAGGCAGAGGATGGCGAGCATACAG GCTCAGAACCTGGCTGTCTCTTACACCCCCAGCCAGAAGGTCGAGCTCCGCCCGGATCTGCTCTGGGCTGCCCAGACCATCCAGACACAAT ATGTCCAGAATATACCCGATGAGGTTCAACCTGTACCGGTGCATCAGCAGACCGGTGGCACCATCACATCAACTACTCCAGGCACCATGTTTGAATGA
- the LOC128615155 gene encoding polyadenylate-binding protein 1-like isoform X1 translates to MDVPTYPPAGKRLTIYMLESSRLDDQIQMTHDHLLPLVEEIHPTQANKITWMLLEDANNFEIIDTIPYPELLRTKVDEMDALLKAREAGCKPVRIFNENWTCADNRLCDTQQYFIFRFIVTTQFTRG, encoded by the exons ATG GATGTACCCACATATCCACCAGCTGGGAAGCGTCTGACTATCTACATGTTGGAGTCATCTCGTTTAGACGACCAGATCCAGATGACGC ATGATCACCTGTTACCTCTGGTCGAGGAAATCCACCCAACTCAGGCTAACAAGATCACCTGGATGCTTTTGGAGGATGCGAACAACTTTGAGATCATAGACACGATTCCATACCCTGAGCTCCTGCGTACCaag gtgGATGAAATGGATGCACTCCTGAAGGCGAGGGAAGCTGGATGTAAGCCGGTGAggatttttaatgaaaactggACATGTGCTGATAATCGGTTATGTGACACACaacaatatttcatatttagatTTATCGTCACAACACAGTTTACACGGGGATAA
- the LOC128615155 gene encoding polyadenylate-binding protein 1-like isoform X2, with product MDVPTYPPAGKRLTIYMLESSRLDDQIQMTHDHLLPLVEEIHPTQANKITWMLLEDANNFEIIDTIPYPELLRTKVDEMDALLKAREAGCKPETLKMLFNNNNKKNKNKKRKNKYNTIQ from the exons ATG GATGTACCCACATATCCACCAGCTGGGAAGCGTCTGACTATCTACATGTTGGAGTCATCTCGTTTAGACGACCAGATCCAGATGACGC ATGATCACCTGTTACCTCTGGTCGAGGAAATCCACCCAACTCAGGCTAACAAGATCACCTGGATGCTTTTGGAGGATGCGAACAACTTTGAGATCATAGACACGATTCCATACCCTGAGCTCCTGCGTACCaag gtgGATGAAATGGATGCACTCCTGAAGGCGAGGGAAGCTGGATGTAAGCCG GAAACCCTGAAgatgttatttaacaacaacaataagaagaataagaacaagaagagaaagaataaatacaatacaatacaataa
- the LOC128614263 gene encoding tubulin beta chain-like isoform X1, giving the protein MREIVHMQAGQCGNQIGAKFWEVISDEHGIDPTGTYYGDSDLQLERINVYYNEATGGKYVPRAVLVDLEPGTMDSVRSGPFGQVFRPDNFVFGQSGAGNNWAKGHYTEGAELVDSVLDVVRKEAESCDCLQGFQLTHSLGGGTGSGMGTLLISKIREEYPDRIMNTFSVVPSPKVSDTVVEPYNATLSVHQLVENTDETYCIDNEALYDICFRTLKLTTPTYGDLNHLVSATMSGVTTCLRFPGQLNADLRKLAVNMVPFPRLHFFIPGFAPLTSRGSQQYRALTVPELTQQMFDAKNMMAACDPRHGRYLTVAAIFRGRMSMKEVDEQMLNVQNKNSSYFVEWIPNNVKTAVCDIPPRGLKMAATFIGNSTAIQEMFKRISEQFTAMFRRKAFLHWYTGEGMDEMEFTEAESNMNDLVSEYQQYQDATAEEEGEFDEEEEELA; this is encoded by the exons ATGAGGGAAATCGTTCACATGCAAGCTGGTCAGTGTGGGAATCAAATCGGTGCAAAA TTTTGGGaggtgatcagtgatgaacaCGGAATCGACCCGACCGGTACCTACTACGGTGACAGCGACCTGCAGCTGGAGCGGATTAACGTGTATTACAACGAAGCCACTG GTGGAAAGTATGTTCCCCGGGCTGTACTGGTGGACTTGGAGCCAGGGACCATGGACTCTGTAAGATCTGGTCCTTTTGGACAAGTGTTCAGACCAGACAACTTCGTGTTTG GTCAGAGTGGGGCTGGAAACAACTGGGCCAAAGGCCATTATACTGAAGGTGCTGAGCTGGTGGACTCGGTGCTGGATGTTGTGCGTAAGGAGGCTGAGAGCTGTGACTGCCTACAGGGCTTCCAGCTCACTCACTCCTTGGGTGGGGGCACCGGGTCGGGCATGGGCACGCTGCTCATCAGCAAGATCCGTGAGGAATATCCCGACCGCATCATGAACACGTTCAGTGTTGTGCCATCTCCTAAAGTCTCAGACACTGTGGTAGAGCCCTACAATGCCACTCTGTCTGTGCACCAACTGGTGGAGAATACTGATGAGACGTACTGCATTGACAATGAAGCACTTTATGACATCTGTTTCCGCACTTTAAAGCTCACAACTCCCACTTATGGCGATCTCAACCATCTTGTTTCTGCCACCATGAGTGGTGTAACCACCTGCCTCCGTTTTCCTGGGCAGCTCAATGCTGATCTGCGAAAACTGGCTGTCAATATGGTGCCCTTCCCCCGTCTGCACTTTTTCATACCTGGTTTTGCCCCACTCACCAGCAGGGGGAGCCAGCAGTACCGTGCGCTCACCGTGCCTGAACTAACACAACAGATGTTTGATGCCAAGAATATGATGGCGGCGTGTGATCCACGCCATGGCCGCTACCTGACTGTGGCTGCTATCTTCCGGGGCCGCATGTCTATGAAAGAGGTGGATGAGCAGATGCTCaatgtgcaaaacaaaaacagcagctaTTTTGTGGAATGGATCCCCAACAATGTCAAAACAGCTGTATGTGACATCCCACCAAGAGGGCTTAAGATGGCTGCCACCTTCATTGGCAACAGCACAGCCATCCAGGAGATGTTCAAGCGCATCTCGGAGCAGTTCACAGCCATGTTCAGGAGAAAGGCCTTCCTGCATTGGTACACAGGAGAAGGAATGGATGAGATGGAGTTCACTGAGGCAGAGAGCAACATGAATGACCTTGTGTCTGAGTACCAGCAGTACCAGGATGCCACAGCTGAAGAGGAGGGCGAGTttgatgaagaggaagaggaattGGCATAA
- the LOC128614263 gene encoding tubulin beta chain-like isoform X2, with protein MQGQSGAGNNWAKGHYTEGAELVDSVLDVVRKEAESCDCLQGFQLTHSLGGGTGSGMGTLLISKIREEYPDRIMNTFSVVPSPKVSDTVVEPYNATLSVHQLVENTDETYCIDNEALYDICFRTLKLTTPTYGDLNHLVSATMSGVTTCLRFPGQLNADLRKLAVNMVPFPRLHFFIPGFAPLTSRGSQQYRALTVPELTQQMFDAKNMMAACDPRHGRYLTVAAIFRGRMSMKEVDEQMLNVQNKNSSYFVEWIPNNVKTAVCDIPPRGLKMAATFIGNSTAIQEMFKRISEQFTAMFRRKAFLHWYTGEGMDEMEFTEAESNMNDLVSEYQQYQDATAEEEGEFDEEEEELA; from the exons ATGCAAG GTCAGAGTGGGGCTGGAAACAACTGGGCCAAAGGCCATTATACTGAAGGTGCTGAGCTGGTGGACTCGGTGCTGGATGTTGTGCGTAAGGAGGCTGAGAGCTGTGACTGCCTACAGGGCTTCCAGCTCACTCACTCCTTGGGTGGGGGCACCGGGTCGGGCATGGGCACGCTGCTCATCAGCAAGATCCGTGAGGAATATCCCGACCGCATCATGAACACGTTCAGTGTTGTGCCATCTCCTAAAGTCTCAGACACTGTGGTAGAGCCCTACAATGCCACTCTGTCTGTGCACCAACTGGTGGAGAATACTGATGAGACGTACTGCATTGACAATGAAGCACTTTATGACATCTGTTTCCGCACTTTAAAGCTCACAACTCCCACTTATGGCGATCTCAACCATCTTGTTTCTGCCACCATGAGTGGTGTAACCACCTGCCTCCGTTTTCCTGGGCAGCTCAATGCTGATCTGCGAAAACTGGCTGTCAATATGGTGCCCTTCCCCCGTCTGCACTTTTTCATACCTGGTTTTGCCCCACTCACCAGCAGGGGGAGCCAGCAGTACCGTGCGCTCACCGTGCCTGAACTAACACAACAGATGTTTGATGCCAAGAATATGATGGCGGCGTGTGATCCACGCCATGGCCGCTACCTGACTGTGGCTGCTATCTTCCGGGGCCGCATGTCTATGAAAGAGGTGGATGAGCAGATGCTCaatgtgcaaaacaaaaacagcagctaTTTTGTGGAATGGATCCCCAACAATGTCAAAACAGCTGTATGTGACATCCCACCAAGAGGGCTTAAGATGGCTGCCACCTTCATTGGCAACAGCACAGCCATCCAGGAGATGTTCAAGCGCATCTCGGAGCAGTTCACAGCCATGTTCAGGAGAAAGGCCTTCCTGCATTGGTACACAGGAGAAGGAATGGATGAGATGGAGTTCACTGAGGCAGAGAGCAACATGAATGACCTTGTGTCTGAGTACCAGCAGTACCAGGATGCCACAGCTGAAGAGGAGGGCGAGTttgatgaagaggaagaggaattGGCATAA